In Desulfobacterales bacterium, a single window of DNA contains:
- a CDS encoding ABC transporter ATP-binding protein: IFVMDYGKRIAGGNPTDIKNNPIVIKAYLGEDFDA; encoded by the coding sequence ATTTTTGTTATGGACTACGGAAAAAGAATAGCTGGAGGAAACCCAACAGACATTAAAAACAATCCTATTGTTATTAAAGCGTATCTTGGAGAAGATTTCGATGCTTGA